tttaggattcttacatatttaatacaaaaatttattaaatatataacatataattatataataataaataattagtaataattatttataaattaataattaatcaataaagtcatagtgaaattttaaattataaaaattatttaattataatatccgtaaatataataataataataataataataataataatgataatatttattattataatataatactccatgtaactataattatattatgatggataatccatatttaaactatcaatcggaataataaatataacaatattattattatcatttgtaattaataatatgttaaaaaaatttatattattattcttttttgtaaataaataaataataagtatattttttgtttggtgtttaaattagatataaaatttaaaatcttgatattttccgAACAcaagaaagtaaagttactacttactagtaataatatttCTGGGATTCATTTTCGCATGAATCATTTTCTttgccaactttactttcccgtcaaccaaacatggtttaagagtatttttgttaaaaaaatagttcaaaacttcaaataatatttactCGAAGTTGACGGACCacaaaagataattttaaatgcTATAGACCAAAATAATAGTTTGGCGAAGTTtgcaaactaaaaaaaaatgttctcttttttttcttttttaacattAATGCTCTTTTATCTTCCTGTTAAAACATTAAAGCACTAtacaaaattattgttttattatagtagtataattttttaaaagtatttaTGATATTGAGACCTTGTGACAAGCTACACTGTGGCTGAGCTTTGTAATAATCTCATTGTACAATGCACTTGATTGAAAAAGCGATAtgaatagtaaaaattaattttcagcCACAAGCATACTCATTTTGCTAATTTTTAGCACAAGCATACTCATTTTGCAAGTATACCAAATACAAAAGATAGGAGTATTTGACTTTCATAAATTCgatattcaattaaaaaagtcCATTATTGTGTTATCACATTATCCATAAATAGAAACTACTGCGATACatcaaatcttatttttgaTATTGAAACTTCTCCATTATGCTTTAAAGTGTAaactaatctatttttttacattttttaataaaaaaatatagctACTGGAAAATTTTCAGGAAACATACGctcaaaaattgtaaaattagaacaattacttttttcgatgtgatatatattcaaaaattgtaaaattagtaCAATTGTAGATGACCAAAGAATAAAAAGTTATTTGTACACGGCCAAAATCAAATAGATCTCCATAACCCGTTTAAATAATTGGAaggaatatataaatagttgAGAAAATATGTAGATCAGAAAGAAGAAAGTTTTCAAGaaagtttattattttgtaggatgggatggactaaaaaaaagagtgcatattgatgaaatatttagttttaaaagaaaaaacaatagCCATTCGAAccttaaaatatatatatatatttcacatTTCTAAACTAAATGGGGTACATTATATGTTCAAATAAAGACACACCATTTGGGATTATGAGTggactaattatcccaagtTAGTAAAAACTAACGGCTGTATCActttatctaaaaaaaatcaagtatAAAAACAATCTTCAATGTCAAAAGACTTGAACATAACACAACAGAATAAAGGAAGCTGAACCGATAGAAACaggaaaagaaatgaagaataTGCTATTCAAAAAGACAATGCATTTGTTCCTTTAATCCATAAGCAATCGGAAAAGTTAATTCAACACAACACATGACACTTATAACGTAACAACGACTATATAAAGAAGTTGAGCATACAACAAAGTTCACTTATAAAACTTCACATATCATAATAGGTCATAAGGATGGATGGACGCTGCAGCTTAGAAACCATGAATCTTGATATAGTCCTTCTTCACAATTCCAGCCTGCAATCCAAACCAATCACTACATTAATACACAATTCAAATATACAAAGATTTTCACAAGTAGTACTTATATGACACAAGATCCAGTTTTACTTCAAGATAACATGCTCACATCACATCTAATCACAAGAGAGATATAAGGTAATAACCTGAACAAGAAAAGTAGAGACGTTCTTTCGCTGATCACCTTGGAGTTGAATAACCTGTACAAAGAAAAAAGGTCAGTTTCGACATGTAATGAAGGTGAAAGGTCAAGCGTAAACCTTAGCACAGACCTGGCCTAGTTCTGGATCCTGGACAACAGTTCCATTGCAGCAAAACTCCTTCTTAAGATCCTTCAAGATTTTGTTGTAGCTAAACTCCTTCTTCAATCCCTGCACAGTTGTCAGGCTTTTCCGACCATTCCGCTGCTGTACTCGAATGTGTACGTAATCCTTTGACCCAGTGCTAGAGTTATCAGCATTTGCATCAGTAAAAGGATCTGTGTTAACAAAACCAAGTCAGTCAATGGGGCACAAAGGGAAGATTGGCTTCCAATCACTTTGGCTCATACAAAGAATCCAAGATATGCCAATTTTTCAGTATACTGTTAAACCATAAGCATTACCACAAATTCAACCACTGTATAGAAAACCTTTCCATATATGAACTGAAGAAAAACTTGCTCAAAGAATCAATAATACAAAAGATGAGCATACCAAAAGTAGTGGGAATCTGGATATCAAGATCAGACATGAAACTTGGTTGATGCAGCAAACGTGACACAGAGAACAAGATTTGAGTAACTGGATTGGAATGATCAGACCTgtaagcaataaaaaaatactgatgatataattttataagcaTGTCAAAGCCGATTATAAGTTATAGTAACATATTTGTTAGATTTTTCcacaaaacaagaaattaaaatgtgaataccgatgcattaattttataacaataTAGTTCACCATGAAATAGCATATTTCAGTATAATACATGCTCTTCAGAGGCATATCAGAAAGAAAACTCTCACTCTCACTCTCACTCTACCTATAAAGTGATCTGATTCAGAATTTTTAGTGAAACAAGTAGCAAGAGCATGCAGCATGAGACCCAAGCATTATTCTTTCAACAACATCAACATGCTGGAAACCAGGCAAGGTAGGGCAATCTTATGCAACAATCAAACCTCAAATACGAACTACAGATATTACATCCAAGTCATTTACACATGAACCCAAAAGAAAACTGGAAGGAATTACGATAATACCCAAGCAGATCACTAAAGAATTAGCCTTCAGATTTTAGTCGAacatactattttttatgggtTTTCACGAACAGAGCAATAATTCAACGGATAAGATTGCAATAAAAGATCGACCTAAACACTGATGCCAGGAAAGGCATAAATCTGatgaaattctaaaaatttaacatatggagtaaataaatttcataatgaAATTCTTGATAATTAAAGGTTTTCTCAAGAATAGATAAAGGCTCAACAATAAAAGACGATGGATTGGAACAAATATCAATCTTTATACAATCAATTGCtaccctaaaccctaattccAAGAAAAGcacaaatttgataaattcttgaaatttacCGAAAAGGAAAACCCTAAATACTATCtggaataaataataaagcaaCTCGCTGTGACGGTGTTTAATCAACAATCAGCAGAAAAATCAAGCTCTGCGGTCGTCTACAAACCGAAAAATTAATCGGATAAATAGGGggggaaagaaaaagaaaccaaAAGGCCGCATCTTTAGAATCAATAGAGAATTAGCAATCGACAGATCCAACATATACCGGAGATAGAGTGATGAACGGGGGCGAAGAAATACCTGATCTGattgagaagagagagaaggtagTGGGTGATTATGAATACAGAGAAAGCTAATCAGTGAAAATTGAAGTCTTATGCGTCTTTTATAGCAGACTCCAGAAGAAGTCGCGTTTggatatcaatatatatattccgCTTAAAATCTTCGCAagatatatcaataaaaaatagggTGTTgctaatataataaatactgAATTCGATTAGGAATTGCTTGAATTCGTTTTTAAGTACTACTCTTTccatccaaaattttaaaaagttaataaaatatgagcccaattttatatattaattgataataaaatataaatataataaattagtgaaaagTAGAATTCACTTGCTAAGAGCATCTTCAATAGgaatatttacaataaaatataaatataataaattagtgaaaagTAGAATTCACTtgctaagagcatctccaatgggaCGGATGTACTGTCGCCCTTCCCGATGAACTTCCCAAAAACA
This portion of the Salvia hispanica cultivar TCC Black 2014 unplaced genomic scaffold, UniMelb_Shisp_WGS_1.0 HiC_scaffold_83, whole genome shotgun sequence genome encodes:
- the LOC125200166 gene encoding protein translation factor SUI1 homolog 2, encoding MSDLDIQIPTTFDPFTDANADNSSTGSKDYVHIRVQQRNGRKSLTTVQGLKKEFSYNKILKDLKKEFCCNGTVVQDPELGQVIQLQGDQRKNVSTFLVQAGIVKKDYIKIHGF